A portion of the Anthonomus grandis grandis chromosome 19, icAntGran1.3, whole genome shotgun sequence genome contains these proteins:
- the LOC126747508 gene encoding LOW QUALITY PROTEIN: kinesin-like protein Klp68D (The sequence of the model RefSeq protein was modified relative to this genomic sequence to represent the inferred CDS: substituted 1 base at 1 genomic stop codon) → MEGEEGESMGIIPRAFEQIWAHIARKTGVEFLVSVRYLEIYMEEIRDLLRIKSTKPHELREQPGEGVVVTNLHSHTCQSTKDMFKAMRTGNHNRTTGATNMNEHSSRSHAIFQIIIEMVEGDSKSMKVGKLNLVDLAGSERQSKTGATGDRLKEATKINKALSSLGNVIYALAENSAHIPYRDSKLTRLLQDSLGGNSKTIMIANVGPASTNYEETIITLRYAYRAKSIKNKPIKNEDIKDGKLLMLQTEIERLKAMIMEKSNGAGFSEGLEAEEECSDSHISXEYIEKEKKLEIGKMEVDELGKKLKALEKQMVHGGKDIVDSVNENELKLEQQRAEIAERKKREVEMQQRIELEEETCSELKQVFASLQQQVDFKRDQLKRLNSKLQSVRQEIKDNHEVYLKDRQEIENANDEAAMNLRQTFLIIDNFVPSEERSRIINLAQFDEDADNWIIKKEMLKILPSERPIAHNYKRPISDFAIQQAQTQSKYRGENILDLKLDMPLRTTQDYQPPVICPQIKALVSDVMKKEMENGHITVRLPPHSVLSRGNATSKLEQEGKYKHALRTLVDVDSLKNAQQTPAIVTTKAVPPRSAKSPYPLKQA, encoded by the exons ATGGAAG GCGAGGAGGGTGAGTCGATGGGGATCATCCCTAGAGCGTTCGAACAAATCTGGGCTCATATCGCCCGTAAAACCGGCGTTGAATTCCTGGTTTCCGTGCGTTATTTGGAGATTTACATGGAGGAAATCAGGGATTTATTGCGTATAAAAAGCACGAAACCGCACGAGTTACGCGAGCAACCCGGGGAAGGGGTGGTGGTGACCAATTTGCATTCGCACACCTGCCAATCGACCAAAGACATGTTTAAGGCCATGAGAACCGGGAATCATAACAGGACTACCGGGGCTACGAACATGAACGAGCACAGTTCCAGATCTCATGCTATTTTTCAG ATAATAATTGAAATGGTTGAGGGCGATTCAAAGTCCATGAAGGTAGGTAAATTGAACTTAGTGGATCTGGCTGGGAGTGAGCGTCAGTCAAAAACTGGAGCCACGGGGGACCGATTAAAAGAAGCGACGAAGATCAACAAGGCGTTATCCTCCTTGGGTAACGTGATTTACGCCCTGGCGGAAAACTCCGCTCACATCCCCTACAGGGACTCGAAACTCACCAGGTTGCTGCAGGACTCCTTGGGGGGCAACAGTAAAACGATCATGATAGCGAACGTCGGTCCGGCCAGCACGAACTACGAGGAAACCATCATCACCCTACGTTACGCCTACAGAGCGAAATCGATCAAAAATAAGCCGATCAAAAACGAGGACATCAAAgatggaaaattattaatgttgcAAACGGAAATCGAGCGTCTGAAGGCGATGATCATGGAAAAGAGCAACGGGGCCGGTTTTAGTGAGGGACTGGAGGCCGAGGAGGAGTGCTCGGActcacacatctcgtgagagtatatcgaaaaggagaaaaaactggaaattgGGAAGATGGAGGTGGACGAGCTGGGCAAGAAGCTGAAGGCCCTGGAGAAGCAGATGGTGCACGGCGGCAAGGATATCGTCGACAGTGTGAACGAGAACGAGCTGAAACTAGAACAGCAACGAGCGGAAATCGCCGAGAGAAAG AAACGGGAGGTGGAGATGCAACAACGGATCGAACTGGAAGAAGAGACTTGCTCGGAACTCAAGCAAGTGTTTGCCAGTTTGCAGCAGCAAGTGGACTTCAAAAGGGACCAGCTAAAAAGGCTCAACAGCAAGCTGCAATCGGTCAGGCAAGAGATCAAAGACAACCACGAGGTGTACCTAAAAGACCGACAAGAAATCGAGAACGCTAACGATGAAGCAGCTAT gaatTTAAGGCAGACGTTCCTGATAATCGACAATTTCGTGCCCTCAGAGGAGCGCAGCCGGATCATAAACTTGGCCCAGTTCGACGAGGACGCGGACAACTGGATCATCAAGAAGGAAATGCTGAAGATTTTACCCTCGGAGAGGCCGATCGCTCACAATTATAAGCGACCCATATCGGATTTTGCCATACAACAGGCCCAAACCCAGTCCAAGTATCGG GGTGAAAACATTCTGGACCTGAAACTAGACATGCCCCTGCGAACCACCCAAGACTACCAACCACCGGTCATCTGTCCCCAAATCAAGGCGCTCGTGAGTGACGTCATGAAAAAAGAGATGGAAAACGGTCACATAACCGTGCGCCTTCCTCCTCACTCCGTACTGTCACGTGGCAACGCCACCTCCAAACTGGAGCAGGAGGGAAAGTACAAACACGCCCTCAGAACTCTCGTTGATGTGGACAGTTTaaa aaacgCTCAGCAAACCCCCGCAATCGTTACCACGAAAGCGGTACCGCCTCGCTCCGCGAAATCGCCCTACCCACTGAAACAGGCTTAA
- the LOC126747168 gene encoding uncharacterized protein LOC126747168, which translates to MAAYYWVDTKARHGHVPSTALRGGTDIDGAPIFVGRGFYEGDWIPAKVIPSKHVAYVPYNGKEIALDNFQVLCEQQFDWVPSAGGHVPEHAVIGGRTSDGENLYIGRTHHNGSHTVGKVHPSHRTLYIPFNGKEVGHKEYEILVLRPYRPPPSYSSIYSKKPPQCGCYNHQSNPNVHRIRPACCYPPNIGFSPQRPTPPPPPPAQCTSCSCRGQPNRFGPPNKGGIRPYYWVDTFARGGVPSTALQGGHDIDGSPIFVGRAYHEGDWIPAKVIPDKQVAYVAYGGAEHAKGQYQVLCEQRFDWVPTSGGHVPPGAVEGGKTSDGETLYVGRVHHDGACTVGKVHPSHGVCYIPFDGREVGHDSYEILVLRN; encoded by the exons ATGGCAG CGTACTACTGGGTAGACACCAAGGCTCGTCACGGCCACGTACCATCAACAGCCCTACGTGGTGGTACCGACATCGATGGCGCCCCAATTTTCGTTGGAAGGGGATTTTACGAAGGGGACTGGATCCCAGCTAAAGTCATCCCTTCGAAACACGTCGCTTACGTGCCATACAACGGAAAGGAAATCGCTCTCGATAATTTCCAG GTTCTTTGTGAGCAACAGTTCGACTGGGTGCCATCAGCAGGAGGTCACGTACCCGAACATGCCGTAATCGGAGGCAGGACTTCCGATGGGGAAAATTTGTACATCGGCAGGACCCACCATAACGGTTCCCACACCGTGGGCAAGGTACACCCTAGCCACAGGACCCTTTACATCCCCTTCAACGGTAAAGAGGTCGGTCACAAGGAGTACGAGATCCTCGTGCTCAGGCCTT ACAGGCCACCACCGTCGTACTCTTCAATCTATAGCAAAAAACCTCCCCAATGTGGTTGCTACAACCACCAGAGCAACCCTAACGTACACCGGATCCGTCCCGCATGTTGCTATCCTCCCAATATCGGTTTTTCACCCCAACGTCCtactcctcctcctcctcctcctgcACAGTGTACGTCTTGCTCCTGTAGAGGTCAGCCCAACCGTTTTGGACCACCAAATAAGGGAGGTATAAGAC CGTATTACTGGGTGGACACGTTCGCACGCGGAGGAGTACCCTCCACAGCCCTCCAGGGGGGTCACGACATCGATGGGTCGCCGATTTTCGTCGGGAGGGCTTACCACGAGGGCGACTGGATCCCCGCCAAAGTGATTCCCGACAAACAAGTCGCCTACGTGGCTTACGGAGGGGCTGAACACGCCAAGGGACAGTATCAA GTGTTATGTGAACAGAGGTTCGACTGGGTTCCGACATCCGGAGGTCACGTGCCCCCAGGGGCTGTCGAGGGTGGAAAAACCTCCGACGGAGAGACCCTTTACGTGGGAAGGGTGCATCACGATGGGGCATGCACCGTTGGAAAG GTCCATCCGAGCCACGGGGTCTGCTATATACCCTTCGATGGAAGGGAGGTCGGACACGACAGTTACGAAATCCTCGTATTgagaaattaa